The DNA region CGAGCAGCTCCGGCGTGTGGATCAAGGTCGCCGCGAGGGCGAGCTTCTGCTTCATCCCGCCGGAGAGGCGGTCGGCGAGACGCGCGCGGAACGGCGTCATCCGCAGCAGGTCGAGCAGCTCGTCGCGGCGGCGCTTCCAGCCGGAGACGCCGTGCACCGCGGCGAAGAACTCGATGTTCTCGTCCACGGAGAGGTCGCCGTAGAGCGAGAAGCGCTGCGAGAGATAGCCGGCGCGGGCGGCGATCGCGCGCTGGCGGCGCCACGGGTCGAACCCCGCGACCTCGAGTTCGCCGGCGTCGGGCCGCACGAGGCCGAGGACGGCGCGCAGCGTCGTCGTCTTGCCGGCGCCGTCCGGGCCGATCAGCCCGAACATCTCGCCGCGGCGGACGTCGAACGAGATCCCCTCCACGGCGGTCGTCGCGCCGAAGCGGCGCACGAGCCCGCGGACGCGGACCGCGACGTCCGCTTCGCGCGGCGCGGGAGCGACGCTCACTTGCCGAGCTCCGCGAACGGGAAGCGCGCCTCGGCGGGCATCCCCGCCTTGAACATCCCGTCGTCGTTGGGCAGGGCGACCTTCACGCGGTAGACGAGCTTCACCCGCTCGTCGCGCGTCTGGACGTTCTTGGGCGTGAACTCCGCCTCGCTGGCGACGAAGGAGACCTTGCCTTGGCGGCGCTGGCCGCCGTCGGTCGTCACCTCGACCGCCTGGCCGAGGGAGACCCGCGGCAGCTCCGGCTCGCCGACGTAGACGGTGAGCCAGGTGTCGGAGAGGTCGGAGAGGACGAGGAGCGTCGCGCCGGGCGCGGCCATCTCCCCCTGCTCGACCGCCTTGTGCGTGATCACGCCCGCGGCGGGGGCGACGACGCGGCAGTCGCCGATCTGCTGTTCGAGCTGCGCCGCGCGCGCCGCCGCCTGCTCGGCGCGGGCCGCCGAGGCGTCCTTCTCCTCGGCGCGGAAGCCGCTCTCGAGGCGCCGCAGCGCCTGTTCGGCGGCGGCGAGGCGCGCGCGCAGCGAGTCGCGGCGCGTCGCCGCGTCGTCGCGCGACTTGGGCGTTCCCGAGCCGCTGTCGAGAAGCTGCTGCATCCGGTCGAGGTCCCGCTGCGCGCCGTCGAGGTCGGCCTTGAGCGAGGCGACGTTGGCCCGCGCCTCGGCGATGTCCTCCGGCCGGGCGCCGGTCCGCTTCAGCCGCAGGTCGGCCTCCGCGGCCGAGCGTTCGGCGCGCGCCGCGTCGAGCGCGAGCCGGAGGTCCACGGAGTCGATCTCGGCGAGCGGCTGCCCGGCGGCGACCCGGTCCCCCTCCTTGACGAGGAGGCGGGCGATCCGGCCGCCGACCTTCGGCGCGACGCGGATCTCGGTCGTTTCGACGTGGCCGGAGACGACGCCGGCGGCGTGGCGGCCGTCGCCGCAGGCGGCGGCGCCGACGAGCGCGACGGCGAGCGGAACGGCGAGGACGAGCGGGCGCATCGGCATTCTCCTAGCCCCGCTTCCGCGGGGAACGCGCGGCGGCGGGCGCCGCGGCGGGGGCGAGACCGTGGAGGGCGAGCCGCTGCATGTGCGCGACGAACTCCTCGTTCGTCGGCGACGTCACCGGCATGTCGAGTTGGTCGAAGACGCGGGCGCGGAAGTCGCGCGAGCCGAAGAAGAAGAGCATCGCGCCGATCAGCGAGAGGTGCGTGACGAGCGGGTGCGTCTTGCGGAACGTCCCCTCGCGTTCCCCCTGCTCGAGGACGGCGCGGACTTCGCCGAAGACGGCGAGGAAGCGCGGGAAGAGGGTCTTGTCGAGGAACCGCCCGCCGGAGAGGATCTCGTGCAGCATCATCCGCGCGAAGTCGGGGCGCTCGTTCTGCAGCTCGGCGAAGCCGCGCAGGAAGTAGGCGAGCTTCTCGCCGGCGGGGGTCGCCGGGTCGTGCAGCGGCGCCATCCGCGCCTTGGCGGTGGCCAGCACGTCGGCGAGGATCGCGGTGTAGAGCCCCTCCTTGCCGCCGAAGTGGTAGTTGATCATCGCCTTGTTGACCCCCGCCGCGGCGGCGATGTCGTCGGCGGTCGCGCCGTCGAAGCCGCGCTCGGCGAAGAGGCGCGAGGCGGCGGCGCGGAGCAGCTCCTGGGTCTTCTCGGGGTTGCGTTCCCCTTTGGCGCGTTTCGAGGCGGCCTTGGCGCGCGGCATTTCGCGTCTCCTCGCCGGCCGGACGGCCCGGGGCCGTGTCAACCAACCGGTTGATTAGAGAGTGCGGCGCCGCGCGGGCGTTGTCAAACGTTTGGTTGATTATTCGGCGAGGAAGGTGGAGACCTCGCCCCGCAGCCGTCCCCCGGCGCCGACCTCGAAGGCGTAGCGGGAGAGGGGCGGCGCGCAGGCGGCGAGCCGCACCGCGGCGAGGATCGGCCGGCCGGCGGGAAGCGGCCCGCCGTCGAGGACGACGTCGCGGGCGCCGACGAGGTAGCCGCGCCGCGCCTCCCCCGCCCCGCCGGCGCGCACGCGGACCAGCGTCTCGAAGCAGGCCGCGGCCTGGGCGGCGATCTCCAGCGCGAGGAGCGCCGGCGCCGCGCCGTCGCGGACGAAGGCGCTTTCGTCGGGGATCAGCGCCTCGAGGTCGAGCCGCTCGTCGTCGGCGCGCAGGACGCGCGCCGCGAACCGCGCCGGCGCCCGGTGCGGCAGCAGCGAAGACGCCTCGACGCCGCCGGTCGCCGCGCGGAAGCGCTCGGGCGCGCCGCCGGTCGCCGCTTCGGTCGCGGCGCGAAGACCCTCGGGCGCGCCGTCTGTCGCAGGCGCTGAGCGGGGCGCGTCGTCGTCCCCGAGAGGCGACGCCGCGACGAGGCGCGCGCTTCCGTCGGCGACGACCTCCCCCGCCCGGCGCCAAACGAACGTCGTCTCCCCGCCGCGCGGCGCCGCCTCGAGATCGAGCGCGTCCCCCGGGAAGGCCGGCCGGCGGAAGCGGAGCTTGCGCAGCGCGCCGAGCGCGAGCGGCCGCCCCGCGATCCGCGACACCTCGCGTTCGAGGAGCGCGAGCTGCGCCACGCCGGGGAGGATCGGCGAGTCCGGAAAGTGCCCGGCGAAGAAGCGGTCGTCCGCCTCGAGAACGACCCGCGCCGCGACCGGCCCGGCGAGCGAGAACGCGTCCGCTCCGTCCACGCGACCCGCTCCACCCGCGCCGCTCATCGCGCCGCCTCCACCCCTCGCTCCGAACCCGCGCTCATCGTCAACGGCCCTCTTCGGCCTTGCGCCCGCCGACCGCGCCGACGACGAAGCCGCGGTACGCGG from bacterium includes:
- a CDS encoding ABC transporter ATP-binding protein; this encodes MSVAPAPREADVAVRVRGLVRRFGATTAVEGISFDVRRGEMFGLIGPDGAGKTTTLRAVLGLVRPDAGELEVAGFDPWRRQRAIAARAGYLSQRFSLYGDLSVDENIEFFAAVHGVSGWKRRRDELLDLLRMTPFRARLADRLSGGMKQKLALAATLIHTPELLVLDEPTTGVDPVSRRDFWKILAALQRDGLTILLATPYLDEAERCARVALVAGGRVLALDEPAALRRLAGLALVELLAAPRREALALLERHPAVGGVQQFGERLHVELAPAAAAAPDEAARVLAAALVAGGCTVESAAPVEPSLEDVFIARIRAAEAPAPEV
- a CDS encoding TetR/AcrR family transcriptional regulator, which produces MPRAKAASKRAKGERNPEKTQELLRAAASRLFAERGFDGATADDIAAAAGVNKAMINYHFGGKEGLYTAILADVLATAKARMAPLHDPATPAGEKLAYFLRGFAELQNERPDFARMMLHEILSGGRFLDKTLFPRFLAVFGEVRAVLEQGEREGTFRKTHPLVTHLSLIGAMLFFFGSRDFRARVFDQLDMPVTSPTNEEFVAHMQRLALHGLAPAAAPAAARSPRKRG
- a CDS encoding efflux RND transporter periplasmic adaptor subunit, with protein sequence MRPLVLAVPLAVALVGAAACGDGRHAAGVVSGHVETTEIRVAPKVGGRIARLLVKEGDRVAAGQPLAEIDSVDLRLALDAARAERSAAEADLRLKRTGARPEDIAEARANVASLKADLDGAQRDLDRMQQLLDSGSGTPKSRDDAATRRDSLRARLAAAEQALRRLESGFRAEEKDASAARAEQAAARAAQLEQQIGDCRVVAPAAGVITHKAVEQGEMAAPGATLLVLSDLSDTWLTVYVGEPELPRVSLGQAVEVTTDGGQRRQGKVSFVASEAEFTPKNVQTRDERVKLVYRVKVALPNDDGMFKAGMPAEARFPFAELGK